Genomic segment of Pseudothermotoga hypogea DSM 11164 = NBRC 106472:
GTAAGCTTCGTATTCGTTTTCGGTGATGATGGAACCCACGGTCAATGACGTCTCTCTGGCGAGTTCTTCATCTATCTTCGTGATTGCAAGGATCGGTCTGTCGTTCTCGACCTCTGTCTCCACCGTGAACTGGTCTGGATAATACTGCTGGAAGATTGCGTACTCGCTCAGAGACAAATGTTCATCCTCGAAGAGGAATCTGTCCGCCAGGTAGTCTCCCGCCTTTACCCTGTCCCCGTCGTTAACGTAGGCGAGAGCGCCTTCGAAAATAGGATACTTTTTCTCGATCGCGGTCTGCTCAACGTATATGGAGCCTGAAGAGAGCACTTCATAAGAACCATCCTCTAAAGGTCTGACATTCAGTTCTTTACCGAACACGACCTTTCCGGATGCGGGACTCGTCAAGGCCTGGATCATTCCCGCCGTCCAGATCTGATCACCAGCCTTGACCTTTGCACCGTTCTTAACAGTGAGCCTGCAACAGTAAGGAATCGAAACAGTCAGAGGTTGATCCTTGCTCGTTGCAAGAGGTTTGAGCGTGAGACTGGAAGTGAGTTCGTCGATCTCAACTGTGCCATCAAAAGGAGCATAGAGCGCTGGAACTTCTTTCTCTGCAACGAGAATGTCACCCTCTGATACCTCCTGACCATTCTTCACGAGGAGGATCATACCGGGGAACAGTTGCACGTGGGACCTGACAACGTTTCTCACGATGATCCAGGTTATCGTTCTTCCGGTGTTGGAACGTTCGTTCTTCAAACTCACCTCACCGTCTATCTCAGAGATCACCGGGGTTTTTGGATTCTTGACTATCACCGATTGCTCGGCCTCGAAGTCGAGAACTTTCTTGTATATGTTGTATTCTGTTTCGTAAATTACGTCTCCCTCGGCGAACGAAGTCTTCTTCGGGTTGGTGACGATGTAGGCTTTTTCTATTATGTGTCTGCTACCATAGTAAACTATGTTCTCCAAGTCGCGCGCCGGTATGTTCAGCAGTGTGGAAAGAATACTCGGTGTGCTCTTCAGATACCATATGTGAACCACCGGTGCGGCGAGTTCTATGTGACCCATTCTCTTTCTTCGCGCTTCTTTCGATTCCACTCTCACGCCGCACCTTTCGCAGACTGTGCCCTCGTACTTCTTACCTTTGTATTTGCCACAGGCACACTCGTAGTCCTTCGTCGGTCCGAAGATCTTCTCGCAGAACAGACCATCACGCTCGGGCTTGAATGTTCTGTAGTTTATGGTCTCTGGCTTTTTGACTTCCCCACTCGACCAGCTTCTTATCGTGTCGGGGGAAGCCACACCTATTTTCACCGCTGCTATCTTCCGCTTGAAGGTGGAAATAGCCATCTCTCTTCCCTCCTCGGCGCTCAATTCAGAACCTGTCGATGTCGACCTCGTTGCCGTTCTCGTCGTAAACCCTCACATCGAGCGCCAGACCTCTGAGTTCTTTTATCAACACCCTGAAGCTTTCAGGTATTCCGGGCTCAGGTATGTTCTTGCCCTTAAGGATGGCTTTGTACACCTCGTTTCTGCCTTTGATGTCGTCGGACTTTATCGTGAGCATCTCGTTTAGAGTGTGGGAAGCTCCGTGTGCTTCGAGAGCCCAAACTTCCATTTCTCCGAACCTCTGGCCACCGAACTGAGCCTTTCCACCGAGAGGCTGCTGATGGATGAGCGAATAAGGTCCCGTGGATCTGGCGTGGATTTTGTCTCTTGCTATGTGAATGAGCTTCATCATGTAGATGTATCCAACGACGACAGGTTCTGCGAACGGCTCGCCCGTTCTGCCGTCTCTCAACAGAACCTTACCAGAAGGATTGTTTTCGTCGTCGCCTTCTTCCAAACCCAAGGCTTTCCGTTCTTTGTACAACCACGGAAGTATGTCCTCTTCCTTGGCACCATCGAAAACTGGAGTGGCAAACCAGCTGTTCGTCAATTTCGCGAGCCATCCCAGATGTGTCTCGAGAATCTGTCCAACGTTCATTCTCGACGGGACTCCGAGCGGGCTCAGCACGATCTGAACGGGTGTTCCATCGGGCAAGAACGGCATGTCTTCCCTCGGGAGGATCTTGGACACAACACCTTTGTTACCATGCCTACCCGCAAGTTTGTCTCCAACTTCGAGGGTCTTCTTGCTCGCCACGTAAACTTTCACCAGTTTGTTCACACCCGGTCCAAGTTCCGCAACGTCTTCTTTGTCGAACACCTGGATATCGATGACTCTACCCTCGGTTCCGTGTGGCAATCTCAGCGAAGTATCCTTGACGTCCTTTCCCCTCTCGCCGAAAACGGACCTTATGATCTTCTCTTCGGGTGTGGTTTCTCCTTCGCCCTTTGGTGTGACTTTTCCAACGAGTATGTCCTGTGGTCCAACATACGCTCCAATTCTGACTATACCGTTCTCATCGAGGTTTCTCAGGGCCTCTTTGTTGACGTTTGGAATGTCCGCGGTGATTTCCTCCGGTCCGAGTCTTGTGTCGCGCGCCTGAGTTTCATAAACCTCTATGTGAATGGATGTGAAAGCGTCCTCCTCGAGCAACTCCTCACTGACCAATATTGCGTCTTCAAAGTTGTATCCTTCCCACGACATGAAGGCAACCAGGACGTTGCGTCCGAGGGCGAGCTCACCCATGTCTGTCGCGGGACCGTCAGCTATGACTTCTCCTCGCTTCACTCGATCGCCTACGTTCACTATTGGTCTTTGGTTTATGACCGTATCCTGGTTTGTCCTGACGAACTTCATCAACCTGTATTCGTCCATCAAAGGTTTGCCGTCTTTGTACATCAAATTGCCGTTCTCATCGGTCCTGTGGACGACGATCCTCCTTGCGTCGACTTTCTTGACTATACCGTCATGTTTTGCAACGACCAGATAGCCCGAATAGAGGGCCGCATCGTGTTCGACCCCGGTGGCAACGAACGGTGCTTCGGGTTTGAGCAAGGGAACGGCCTGCCTTTGCATGTTTGAACCCATCAGGGCCCTGTTCGCATCGTCGTGTTCCAGGAATGGAATGAGAGATGTTGAAACGGAGACGATCTGTTTCGTGGAAACGTCCATGAACTGGACCTTTTCTTTCTCGACGTACAATATTTTCTGCATGTATCTAACCGGAACCCTATCTTCGACGATCATCATGTTTTCGTCGACTCTGACCGTGCACGGAGCAATATGGTAATGCTCCTCTTCATCGGCGGTCAAATAGACTATCTCGTCCGTTACCCTGCCTTTTTTAACCCGTCTGTACGGGGTTGTCAGAAAGCCAAATTCGTCGACTGTCGCATAGACTGCAAGAGAAGTTATAAGACCTATGTTTGCACCTTCGGGTGTCTCGATTGGACACATTCTTCCGTAGTGAGAGTGGTGAACGTCTCTGACCTCGAACCGTGCCCTCTCTCTTTTCAGGCCACCTGGACCCACCGCAGTCAGCCTTCTCTTGTGCGTCAGCTCAGCGAGTGGGTTCACCTGCTCCATGAACTGTGAGAGTGGGCTGGTCGCGAAGAACTGGTTGATACCAGCGATGATGGTCTTTATGTTGATCAAACTCTGCACGGAAATCTTATCGAGTGAGTTGTAGAGCGCCAATCTTTCTTGAATCAACCGCTGCGCCTTCGAAAAGGCCCTCTCAAACTCAAGCTTGATGAGTTCGCCAACCGTTCTCACTCGTTTGTTTCCAAGATGGTCCTTGGTGTCCATGATTTCAGGATTCTTGCTCACTTCCAGTAAGTACCTCGTGGCTAAAACGATGTCCATCGGTGTGAGAACGAGCTCTGTCGGGTTGTACTGCATCTTTTCAGCTTCCGAATCGCTCATCTTCTTGACCTGCACGAGGTATTTTCGATAAGCCTGCTGAAGCTTGCGGTTTATCTTGTAACGGCCAACCTCGGAGAGTTCGAACCTCTCAGGTGTGAAGTACAGACTGTTGAGATACGCCTTGGCCGCATTCACCCTTGGTATCTCACCGGGTTTGAGCTTCCTGTATATTTCTATGTACGCCCTGTTCGAATCAACTTCTCCGTAAGCACTGTTGAGCTTCTCTAACGTCTTCTGTGCCACGGGGTGTGCTCTGACGATAGTCGATATCTTTGATTCGAGGATCGTTCTCGCGGCGTGTTCTGTAAGTACACCTCCTCGCTCGACAACCTTCTTTCCATCAATGCTCACGTCTTCGAGTATTATCGAACCCACAGCCTTCATCATGCTGTACTCGTCTTCGGCATCGACGGGATCGGGGAACAAATCGAGTATGTCGAGGTCGTTTTCGAAACCCAGAGCCTTGAACAACAAAAACAGGTTGATCCTTCTTTTTCTATCGATGCGCGCGTAGAACATGTCATCTGCGGTGTTGTAGAGAAGCTCTAACCATGCACCTTTCACAGGCAAGAAGTGTGCAACGTATATGGGTGCAGCCGTTTGAGTCTTGGGTATTTCATCGACGAAATAGACACCGGGTGCTCTCACGAGCTGATTGACAATGACGCGCTCCGCACCGTTGATAACGAACGTTCCGTTCTCAGTCATGTACGGTATCGATCCGAGGAAAGCCTCTTCTTCCCTCATCTCACCACTGTTGACATCCGTTATCCTAACGGTCGCATAAATGGGTACCTGGTAGGTTAGTCCTTTCTGTTTGCATTCTTCTATTGTGGCGTTGGGTTCGCCGATCCTTGTGGAAACGAACTCGAGTATGAAACCCTTTTCACCTTTTCTGAGATCACCCTTGTGTGGTTGGGACGTTATCGGGGAGAACTTTCTCAGTATCTCCATCAGACCTTTTTCCAGGAACTCTCTGTAGGATTCGATCTGGATGGCGATCAGGTTTGGAACTTTGAGAGCATCAACGGTGTGGCCAAACGTTAACCGTTCGCGCTTACCGTAAAGA
This window contains:
- the rpoB gene encoding DNA-directed RNA polymerase subunit beta, with amino-acid sequence MRTALYGKRERLTFGHTVDALKVPNLIAIQIESYREFLEKGLMEILRKFSPITSQPHKGDLRKGEKGFILEFVSTRIGEPNATIEECKQKGLTYQVPIYATVRITDVNSGEMREEEAFLGSIPYMTENGTFVINGAERVIVNQLVRAPGVYFVDEIPKTQTAAPIYVAHFLPVKGAWLELLYNTADDMFYARIDRKRRINLFLLFKALGFENDLDILDLFPDPVDAEDEYSMMKAVGSIILEDVSIDGKKVVERGGVLTEHAARTILESKISTIVRAHPVAQKTLEKLNSAYGEVDSNRAYIEIYRKLKPGEIPRVNAAKAYLNSLYFTPERFELSEVGRYKINRKLQQAYRKYLVQVKKMSDSEAEKMQYNPTELVLTPMDIVLATRYLLEVSKNPEIMDTKDHLGNKRVRTVGELIKLEFERAFSKAQRLIQERLALYNSLDKISVQSLINIKTIIAGINQFFATSPLSQFMEQVNPLAELTHKRRLTAVGPGGLKRERARFEVRDVHHSHYGRMCPIETPEGANIGLITSLAVYATVDEFGFLTTPYRRVKKGRVTDEIVYLTADEEEHYHIAPCTVRVDENMMIVEDRVPVRYMQKILYVEKEKVQFMDVSTKQIVSVSTSLIPFLEHDDANRALMGSNMQRQAVPLLKPEAPFVATGVEHDAALYSGYLVVAKHDGIVKKVDARRIVVHRTDENGNLMYKDGKPLMDEYRLMKFVRTNQDTVINQRPIVNVGDRVKRGEVIADGPATDMGELALGRNVLVAFMSWEGYNFEDAILVSEELLEEDAFTSIHIEVYETQARDTRLGPEEITADIPNVNKEALRNLDENGIVRIGAYVGPQDILVGKVTPKGEGETTPEEKIIRSVFGERGKDVKDTSLRLPHGTEGRVIDIQVFDKEDVAELGPGVNKLVKVYVASKKTLEVGDKLAGRHGNKGVVSKILPREDMPFLPDGTPVQIVLSPLGVPSRMNVGQILETHLGWLAKLTNSWFATPVFDGAKEEDILPWLYKERKALGLEEGDDENNPSGKVLLRDGRTGEPFAEPVVVGYIYMMKLIHIARDKIHARSTGPYSLIHQQPLGGKAQFGGQRFGEMEVWALEAHGASHTLNEMLTIKSDDIKGRNEVYKAILKGKNIPEPGIPESFRVLIKELRGLALDVRVYDENGNEVDIDRF